The following proteins are co-located in the Castanea sativa cultivar Marrone di Chiusa Pesio chromosome 8, ASM4071231v1 genome:
- the LOC142606650 gene encoding beta-glucosidase 12-like yields the protein MAFQGYPILGLLALLGLLINVIGVTQSYDTTSLNRSSFPRGFIFGTAASAAYQQEGAAKEDGKGPSIWDTYTHRYPGRIKDGSNGDVAVDQYHRYKEDVGIMKEMGLDAYRFSISWSRVLPKGKLCEGVNKEGIKYYNNLINELLANGLQPFVTLFYWDLPQALEDEYGGFLSSHVVDDFRDYAELCFKEFGDRVKHWTTLNDPWGYSLGGYAYGALAPGRCSDWQQLGCIDGDSGTEPYLVSHNHLLAHASAVKVYKQKYQAAQKGIIGITVAVNWMVPFSDARQDKIAARTALDFMYGWFMDPLTTGDYPHSMRCLVGDRLPKLTKEQSKLVNGSFDFLGLNYFTANYAAYSDYSKAENTSYITDSQADLSSERNGIPIGPEAASNWLYVYPTGIRDLLLYTKRKYHNPLIYITANGVDEFNDASLSLEEALEDYHRIDYYYSHLHYLLSAIKDGVNVKGFFVFSLLDKFEWDVGYTVRFGINYIDYKNELNRHPKLSAHWFKNFLKK from the exons ATGGCATTTCAAGGCTATCCAATCTTAGGCCTCCTAGCTCTTCTTGGCTTATTGATTAATGTCATTGGTGTTACACAAAGCTATGACACTACTTCACTCAATCGGAGTAGTTTTCCAAgaggttttatttttgggacAGCAGCATCAGCAGCTTATCAG CAAGAAGGTGCAGCAAAAGAAGATGGTAAAGGACCAAGTATATGGGACACTTACACTCATAGATAtccag GTAGGATAAAGGATGGTAGCAATGGAGATGTAGCTGTTGATCAATATCATCGGTACAAG GAAGATGTTGGGATTATGAAAGAGATGGGTTTAGATGCATACAGATTCTCAATCTCATGGTCCCGAGTACTACCAA AAGGAAAACTATGCGAGGGTGTGAACAAAGAAGGAATCAAATACTACAACAACCTAATCAATGAGCTACTAGCCAATG GTCTACAACCCTTTGTGACCCTCTTCTACTGGGATCTTCCTCAGGCATTGGAAGATGAGTATGGTGGTTTTTTAAGCTCTCATGTTGT GGATGATTTTCGGGATTATGCTGAGCTTTGCTTTAAGGAATTTGGTGATCGAGTTAAGCATTGGACCACACTAAATGATCCATGGGGCTACAGTCTAGGTGGTTATGCATACGGGGCGTTAGCACCAGGTCGATGTTCTGATTGGCAACAATTAGGTTGCATCGATGGAGATTCCGGGACAGAGCCATATTTGGTGTCACACAATCATCTTCTTGCTCATGCATCTGCTGTCAAAGTATACAAGCAAAAATATCAG GCAGCACAGAAAGGCATTATAGGTATAACCGTAGCTGTAAACTGGATGGTGCCATTTTCTGATGCGAGGCAAGACAAAATTGCCGCCCGAACAGCGCTTGATTTCATGTATGGATG GTTTATGGATCCCCTGACCACTGGTGACTATCCACATAGCATGCGATGTCTAGTTGGCGATCGATTACCCAAATTGACGAAAGAGCAATCCAAGCTAGTAAATGGTTCATTTGATTTTCTAGGGCTAAACTACTTCACTGCTAACTATGCAGCCTATTCAGATTACTCCAAAGCTGAAAACACAAGCTACATAACAGATTCGCAAGCTGATCTTTCTT CTGAACGCAATGGGATCCCCATCGGTCCAGAG GCTGCTTCAAATTGGCTCTATGTCTATCCAACTGGAATTCGAGACCTTCTATTATACACAAAGAGAAAGTATCACAACCCACTAATTTATATTACCGCAAAtg GAGTTGATGAATTCAATGATGCCTCCTTGTCACTTGAGGAAGCCCTTGAAGACTACCATAGAATTGATTATTACTATAGTCATCTTCACTATCTTCTTAGTGCTATCAA ggaCGGTGTTAATGTGAAAGGAttctttgtgttttcattgTTGGACAAGTTTGAGTGGGATGTAGGTTACACCGTTAGATTTGGCATCAATTATATAGACTACAAAAATGAGCTAAATAGACATCCCAAATTGTCAGCCCATTGGTTTAAGAATTTCCTCAAGAAATAG